Proteins encoded together in one Otariodibacter oris window:
- a CDS encoding heavy-metal-associated domain-containing protein gives MSVTQLQLDGLHCNACVNSVEKALKTLPSVKDIKIDLATQLAVVESEESAQTLIDTIEDIGFDAKEA, from the coding sequence ATGTCAGTCACTCAATTACAATTAGATGGTTTACATTGCAATGCTTGTGTGAATAGCGTAGAGAAAGCGTTAAAAACATTACCAAGCGTAAAAGATATTAAGATTGATTTAGCCACTCAGCTTGCTGTTGTTGAAAGTGAAGAGTCGGCACAAACATTGATTGATACGATTGAGGATATTGGGTTTGATGCAAAGGAGGCGTAG
- a CDS encoding heavy metal translocating P-type ATPase: MAEEKQFLLDGLHCASCVRRVEKKVSSLPEVEFVSVNLADQTAFVQGNVNADDVVQAITKIGFGAEVLESEQVRREKQQAQTQKTLARKKQEFSLALIVGFVLMFYGMFAGMGLTADNQWIWFIWALVTLLTMVFSGRHFFTGAWTTLKNRSANMDTLIAMSTGVAWFYSFYLTLFSQWGSHLYYEASVMIIGFLSLGKYLELKAKQRSSLALEKLLDLAPQQAVIFEDNQPKTISAKGIKPEMLIQALTGDRLVVDGVLESGTIWVDESMLTGEALPIEKKVGDTVRAGTLVQDGAGIYRAEQVGSQTALARIIHAVRHAQSSKPPLAKMVDKIAAVFVPIVIAIALVCSLIWLAVGKDFSFAFSIFTTILIIACPCALGLAIPLSTIAGVARSAEFGVLVRNIDAMQASSQLDTLVFDKTGTLTTGKMTVTELEIVGDVEKQTVLQLAKSLEKQASHPIAKAIVDFASDFSECEVSDLQIIKGQGISAKYGDDEIRIGNAKFANFNQDLTASDTVSTLVFVAINQKTVGIFHVQDEIRSETKQAIAELKQQGYHCIMLTGDRQQTAEYYAQQIGIDEIIAEVLPEQKSAKIQQLQQQGRKVAMIGDGINDSPALAQADVGIAMHNGSDIAIETADLSLMRSGLTPILQILPFSSEVLRNMKQSLVGALIYNVIAIPIAAGVLYPFTGWLLNPMISAIAMALSSITVVLNSQRLLRT, translated from the coding sequence ATGGCAGAAGAAAAACAATTTCTGCTTGATGGATTACATTGTGCTTCTTGTGTTCGCCGAGTAGAAAAAAAAGTTTCGAGCTTACCTGAAGTTGAATTTGTTTCGGTTAATTTGGCGGATCAGACCGCTTTTGTACAAGGTAATGTCAATGCAGACGATGTTGTACAAGCAATTACTAAAATTGGCTTTGGTGCAGAAGTGCTAGAAAGTGAACAAGTTAGACGAGAAAAGCAACAAGCTCAAACACAAAAAACATTAGCCAGAAAAAAACAAGAATTTAGCCTTGCGTTAATTGTCGGTTTTGTGCTGATGTTTTATGGTATGTTTGCAGGAATGGGGCTAACGGCAGATAACCAATGGATTTGGTTTATTTGGGCATTGGTTACATTGCTTACTATGGTTTTTAGTGGACGTCACTTCTTTACGGGTGCGTGGACAACACTTAAAAACCGTTCCGCCAATATGGATACCTTGATTGCAATGAGTACAGGTGTCGCTTGGTTTTATTCCTTTTATTTAACCCTGTTTTCACAATGGGGATCGCATCTCTATTATGAAGCTAGTGTGATGATCATTGGTTTTTTAAGTTTAGGGAAATACCTTGAACTTAAAGCGAAACAACGATCTTCTCTCGCTCTCGAAAAATTATTAGATCTCGCTCCACAACAAGCGGTCATTTTTGAAGATAATCAACCAAAAACCATTTCAGCTAAAGGGATTAAACCAGAGATGCTGATTCAAGCGCTTACTGGCGATAGATTAGTCGTGGATGGCGTGTTAGAAAGTGGCACGATTTGGGTTGATGAATCAATGCTGACGGGTGAAGCTTTACCGATTGAAAAAAAAGTGGGCGATACTGTACGAGCAGGTACTTTAGTTCAAGATGGTGCAGGCATTTATCGAGCAGAACAAGTCGGTTCTCAAACGGCTTTAGCTCGTATCATTCATGCGGTACGTCATGCTCAATCAAGTAAGCCACCACTCGCAAAAATGGTGGATAAAATCGCTGCTGTTTTTGTACCAATAGTGATTGCTATTGCTTTAGTATGTAGCTTAATTTGGCTTGCTGTGGGCAAAGATTTCAGCTTCGCTTTTTCCATATTTACGACAATATTGATTATTGCTTGTCCTTGTGCTTTAGGTTTGGCGATTCCACTTTCTACTATCGCAGGTGTCGCTCGTTCAGCCGAGTTTGGCGTATTGGTACGTAATATTGATGCAATGCAAGCGAGTAGTCAGTTAGATACGTTAGTATTCGACAAAACAGGCACATTAACTACTGGCAAAATGACTGTAACAGAGTTAGAGATAGTCGGAGACGTTGAAAAGCAGACTGTCCTACAACTGGCGAAAAGTTTAGAAAAACAGGCTTCTCATCCTATTGCTAAAGCGATTGTGGATTTTGCCTCAGACTTTTCTGAATGTGAGGTTTCTGATTTGCAGATCATTAAAGGGCAGGGAATTTCAGCCAAATATGGTGATGATGAAATCAGAATCGGCAATGCAAAATTTGCAAATTTTAATCAGGATCTTACCGCTTCCGATACTGTCAGTACTTTGGTGTTTGTTGCAATTAACCAAAAGACTGTGGGTATATTTCATGTTCAAGATGAAATTAGATCAGAAACCAAACAGGCTATTGCAGAGTTGAAGCAGCAAGGCTATCACTGCATTATGCTAACGGGAGATCGCCAGCAGACTGCGGAATATTATGCTCAACAAATTGGTATTGATGAAATTATTGCAGAAGTATTGCCAGAACAAAAATCAGCGAAGATTCAGCAATTACAACAGCAAGGTCGAAAAGTGGCAATGATTGGTGATGGGATTAATGATTCGCCAGCACTTGCTCAAGCTGATGTCGGTATTGCGATGCATAATGGTAGTGATATTGCGATAGAAACCGCTGATCTTTCGCTAATGCGTTCAGGTTTAACACCAATATTACAAATATTACCTTTTTCAAGTGAAGTATTACGTAATATGAAACAAAGTTTAGTCGGGGCATTAATCTATAATGTCATCGCTATTCCAATTGCAGCGGGGGTGTTATATCCATTTACTGGATGGTTACTTAACCCAATGATTTCGGCTATAGCTATGGCATTGTCGTCGATTACAGTAGTATTAAACAGCCAAAGATTGTTAAGAACGTAA
- the rsgA gene encoding small ribosomal subunit biogenesis GTPase RsgA, translated as MGKRRLTQNQQRRIQSNHHKRISKKEFDWQDDMLGEVEQGIIVTRHAKHADVETETGEIYRCNLRRTLKNVVVGDMVSWRKGSEQLQGISGVIEAVFPRKNELSRPDYYDGIKVMAANIDQIIIVSSVLPQFSLNIIDRYLVICETANIPALIVLNKIDLLTDLERQEIQKQLAIYENIGYETLCLSADTGENMETLYQYLAKGTSIFVGQSGVGKSSLINQLLPEVNALTGDVSQNSGLGQHTTTASRLYHLPLGGNLIDSPGIREFGLWHLEREQITQGYREFQSILGTCKFRDCKHKEDPGCALREAVEQGKINPIRFENYHRLLESREETKSQRHFRNE; from the coding sequence TTGGGTAAACGCCGATTAACACAGAATCAACAACGTCGAATTCAATCTAATCATCATAAACGCATTAGTAAAAAAGAATTTGATTGGCAAGATGATATGCTTGGTGAAGTTGAGCAAGGAATTATTGTTACTCGCCATGCAAAGCATGCAGATGTAGAAACGGAGACTGGAGAGATTTATCGCTGTAATTTACGTAGAACCTTAAAGAATGTGGTCGTGGGGGATATGGTTTCTTGGCGGAAAGGGAGTGAGCAATTACAAGGCATTAGCGGTGTCATTGAAGCAGTGTTTCCAAGAAAAAATGAACTGAGTCGTCCGGATTATTATGATGGTATAAAAGTCATGGCGGCTAATATTGATCAGATTATTATTGTTTCTTCGGTGCTACCTCAATTTTCACTCAATATTATTGATCGTTATCTTGTGATTTGTGAAACTGCAAATATTCCTGCTTTGATCGTGCTAAATAAGATAGATTTACTGACGGATCTCGAACGACAAGAAATCCAAAAGCAATTAGCGATTTATGAAAATATTGGGTATGAAACTCTGTGTTTATCAGCTGACACAGGCGAGAATATGGAAACCTTATATCAATATCTTGCGAAAGGGACTTCCATTTTTGTTGGGCAATCGGGTGTCGGAAAATCGAGCTTAATCAATCAATTGTTACCTGAGGTCAATGCATTAACTGGGGATGTGAGCCAAAACTCAGGATTGGGACAACACACAACAACAGCTTCACGACTTTATCATTTACCTTTAGGGGGAAATTTAATTGATTCTCCAGGTATTCGTGAATTTGGCTTGTGGCATTTAGAAAGAGAGCAGATCACTCAAGGTTATCGAGAATTTCAATCAATACTAGGGACTTGTAAATTCCGAGATTGTAAGCATAAAGAAGATCCAGGTTGTGCATTACGAGAAGCAGTAGAGCAAGGAAAAATTAACCCAATTCGCTTTGAGAATTATCACCGCTTACTTGAGAGCCGAGAAGAAACAAAAAGCCAAAGACATTTTAGGAACGAATAA
- a CDS encoding DoxX family protein, which yields MNQTLNNLRPAIFLFVRIIVGYMIFSHGAIRIWDFPVPHHSGGVPVLSFMGFGSILEIVGGILILLGWYIRPAAFILCGEMAYAYFFMHASWNDFLLPSQNHGELAAIYALAFLLMFVAGADKWSLDYKVRGVL from the coding sequence ATGAATCAAACATTAAATAATTTACGCCCAGCAATATTTTTATTTGTTCGTATCATCGTTGGTTACATGATATTTTCACATGGTGCAATAAGAATTTGGGATTTTCCAGTACCTCATCATAGTGGTGGTGTTCCTGTATTATCTTTCATGGGTTTTGGTTCTATATTAGAAATTGTAGGCGGGATTTTAATCCTTTTAGGTTGGTATATTAGACCAGCTGCATTCATTCTTTGTGGTGAAATGGCCTATGCTTACTTCTTTATGCATGCTTCATGGAATGATTTCTTACTTCCTAGCCAAAACCACGGTGAATTAGCTGCAATCTATGCACTTGCTTTCTTATTAATGTTTGTTGCTGGTGCAGATAAATGGTCTTTAGATTACAAAGTTAGAGGAGTGCTATAA
- the parE gene encoding DNA topoisomerase IV subunit B has translation MSEKRYDADEITVLKDLEPVQLRPGMYTDTTRPNHLGQEVIDNSVDEALSGFATQIDVILHSDNSLEVIDNGRGMPVDIHSTEKISGVELILTKLHAGGKFSNKNYTFSGGLHGVGISVVNALSQRVDITIKRDGKVYTIAFENGSKVEELTVKGNCPKRQTGTAVRFYPNPKYFDSAKFSVSRLRHLLRAKAVLCPKLTINFKDHINNTEESWYYEDGLSDYLAEALDQYESLPNPAFIGDIQSETEAVSWALAWLPTSGEMVTESYVNLIPTPQGGTHVNGLRQGLFKAMVEFCDFHNLLPRGVKLNADDVWNRCCYVLSLKMQDPQFAGQTKERLSSRQSASYVENSTKDAFSLWLNQNVQTGQQLAEMAISSAQNRLKAEKKVVRKKLVSGPALPGKLADCTSQDLKLTELFLVEGDSAGGSAKQARDKEYQAILPLRGKILNTWEVSSDQVLASTEVHDIAVAMGIDPDSDDLSQLRYGKICILADADSDGLHIATLLCALFLKHFPNLVKNGHVYVAMPPLYRIDIGKDEVYYALEETEKEAILARLAKKRGTPNVQRFKGLGEMNPSQLRETTMDPSTRRLVQLTFEGAENEEDSKDTIEMMDMLLAKKRAEDRKQWLQDHGNEADIAV, from the coding sequence ATGTCAGAAAAACGCTATGATGCTGATGAAATCACCGTACTCAAAGATTTAGAACCCGTACAACTTCGACCAGGGATGTATACCGATACTACTCGTCCAAACCATTTAGGGCAAGAGGTGATCGATAACAGTGTGGACGAAGCGTTATCAGGCTTTGCGACACAAATTGATGTCATTCTACATAGCGATAATTCTCTTGAAGTGATTGATAATGGGAGAGGTATGCCCGTTGATATTCATTCCACTGAAAAAATCTCAGGGGTGGAATTAATTCTGACTAAACTCCACGCTGGCGGTAAATTCTCCAATAAAAACTATACCTTTTCAGGCGGATTGCACGGAGTCGGGATTTCTGTGGTAAATGCCCTTTCCCAACGAGTTGATATTACCATTAAACGTGATGGTAAAGTTTATACGATTGCCTTTGAAAATGGCTCGAAAGTAGAAGAACTCACTGTTAAGGGTAATTGCCCTAAACGTCAAACTGGTACAGCCGTTCGGTTTTACCCAAACCCTAAATATTTTGATTCTGCAAAATTTTCAGTTAGCCGTTTACGTCATCTATTACGTGCTAAAGCGGTACTCTGCCCTAAACTTACGATTAATTTCAAAGATCATATCAATAATACCGAAGAAAGTTGGTATTACGAAGATGGTTTATCCGATTACCTTGCTGAAGCATTAGATCAATATGAATCGCTACCAAATCCTGCCTTTATCGGGGATATTCAAAGTGAAACAGAGGCAGTAAGTTGGGCGTTAGCTTGGCTACCTACAAGCGGTGAGATGGTAACAGAAAGTTACGTAAATTTAATCCCAACACCACAAGGCGGAACTCACGTAAATGGTTTACGTCAAGGACTATTTAAAGCGATGGTAGAATTTTGTGATTTCCACAACTTACTACCAAGAGGGGTAAAACTGAATGCCGATGACGTGTGGAATCGCTGTTGTTATGTTCTCTCATTAAAAATGCAAGATCCACAATTTGCGGGACAAACCAAAGAACGCTTATCTTCCCGTCAATCTGCCAGTTATGTGGAAAATAGCACAAAAGATGCGTTCAGCCTGTGGTTAAATCAGAATGTTCAAACTGGACAACAATTAGCCGAAATGGCGATTAGCTCGGCACAAAATCGCTTAAAAGCCGAGAAAAAAGTAGTACGTAAAAAATTGGTGAGTGGTCCTGCTCTACCGGGTAAACTGGCAGATTGTACCTCTCAAGATCTTAAACTGACGGAATTATTCTTAGTTGAGGGAGATTCTGCGGGTGGTTCGGCTAAACAAGCTCGAGATAAAGAATATCAAGCCATTTTGCCATTGCGTGGAAAAATTCTAAATACGTGGGAGGTGTCATCTGATCAAGTCCTCGCCTCTACCGAAGTACACGATATTGCTGTGGCTATGGGGATCGATCCTGATAGTGATGATTTAAGCCAATTACGCTACGGGAAAATTTGTATTCTTGCTGATGCCGATTCTGATGGTTTACATATTGCCACATTGCTTTGTGCATTATTCCTCAAACATTTCCCGAATTTAGTCAAAAATGGACATGTTTATGTGGCAATGCCACCGCTTTACCGTATTGACATCGGTAAAGATGAAGTCTATTACGCCTTAGAAGAAACAGAAAAAGAAGCGATTCTTGCTCGCTTAGCCAAAAAAAGAGGCACACCAAACGTACAACGTTTTAAAGGGTTAGGGGAGATGAATCCAAGCCAATTACGTGAAACCACAATGGATCCAAGTACACGTCGTCTTGTTCAATTAACCTTTGAGGGCGCCGAAAACGAGGAAGATTCAAAGGATACAATAGAAATGATGGACATGCTCCTTGCGAAGAAACGCGCGGAAGATCGTAAACAATGGCTACAAGATCACGGTAACGAAGCTGATATAGCCGTATAA